From the Candidatus Peregrinibacteria bacterium genome, the window AAAAAAAAGAAAAGAGGAAATATTTTCACTCCGAGATATTTTCGCCTTTCGAATAATTCTTGAGAATCCCAACCCTGCTGAATGTTTCCACATGCTTAATCTCCTCCACGATCATTTCACTCCCTTACCAGAGCGGTTCAAAGACTATATTACCATTCCAAAAATTAACGGGTATCAGAGCCTTCACACGGGACTTACCAACGTAATTTCTGGTCTGAGTATTCCCATAGAGGTGCAAATTCGAACGAGAGTGATGAATGATTTTGCAGAAAAAGGACTTGCCGCTCACTGGTTTTACTCGCAAAAGAAAAAGACCGAACTCCTCAGCCAAAAAGAAGCATATTTTGTGCGATATTTTTCATTTCTCTCTCAAAAAGAAAGCACTAATATATACTTCTTTTCTTATGAGCGAGATCTCTTTCGCATGGAACACGGGGTAACTGTGTTAGATTTTGCATATTTTCTCCATACGGATTTGGGAAATAAGGCGAGTTTTGCTCGGGTAAATGGACAGAAAGAAGAACTGAATTACGGCATTCAAGAAGGTGACAATGTGGAAATTATAAAATCTCAGGAAAACCAGGTGTCCCGCAACTGGCTGGACTTTGTTTTCTGTCGGAATACCCTTCGAAGAATTTCTCTCGCACTGAAAGACAACTAATATTTTCTTATCCTGTTTTTTCCCACATGACAAAATCTTTCTCAAAAACTCTCTATCAGAAACTCATTGAACACATGAATGAAGCTGTGTGGATGGGAGATAAAAATGAATGTACTATATATGCAAACCCAAAATTCTGCGAAATCATGGAATATTCCCTCAAAGAGATAATCGGGAAAGAGTCTTATGATTTCTGGGATAAAGAAAGTGCAGAAACTGTACGGAAAATAAATGCGAATGACAGGAAAAATGGTGTTAGTTCCAGCTACACAGGAACACTTATTTCCAAAAGTGGAAAACGCATTCCTGTGCTTCTGAATGGGACTCCACTCCCTGATGGCGGTACAATCGGCATTATGACGGATCTTACAAAACTTGAAGAAAAGGATTCCATCTACAAAACGCTCATTGAAAATATGAATGAAGCAGTATGGATGGGCGATAAAAATGAACATACTCAATACGCGAATCCAAAATTTTGTGAGATCATGGGATACACTCTTAATGAAATTCTCGGAAAAGAGTCGTATGATTTTTGGGATGAAAATAGTGGAAAAATCGTACAGAACGTGAATGCTCGTGACAGAAAAAATGGTGTTGGTTCAAGCTATCAAGGAGTACTTATTTCAAAAACAGGAAAACGCATTCCTGTTCTTCTAAATGGGACTCCACTCCCTGATGGCGGTACAATCGGCATTATGACGGATCTTACAGAACTCGAGAAAAAAGAATCTATTTTTAAAATGCTTATTGAGCACATGAGTGAAGCCGTGTATTTGACAGATAACAAAGCACGGATTGTGTATGCCAATCCTGGTTTTTGTACAATGATGGAATACTCTCTCGATGAAGTTTTCGAGAAAAGTGAATATACATTTTGGGATAAAGAAAGTGTTCAGAAGATTCATGATGTAAATTCTCGTGAGAGAAAAAAAGGGCAAAGTTCACATTACGAAGGAGTACTCGTCACAAAACATGGGCAAGAAATACCCGTTTTTGTGAGTGGTTCACCTTTGCCAGATGGAGGGACTATTGGTATTTGTACGGATTTGCGAGAAATTCAAAAAAAAGAAGAAGAAAAAAAAATTCTCAGCAATGCTCTTCAATTCACAACTGATGCTATTGTTCTTTTTAATCACTCAGGAATAGTGAAACTTTGGAATAGTGGTGCAGAAATGATGTTTGGTTACAAAAAAATCGAGATTGAGGGAAAATCTCTTCAAAAAATATTCCCGGGAAAAGATCTCTCTGATATTTTTCATGGGCAAAAAGTGCTCCACAATTTCGAACTTACTGGGAAACACAAGAACAACACTGAAATTTTTGTTTCCGCCACGCTCACATCCCTTTCTCATGAAACTTGTGATAAAGAAGGTGACAAATGCTCATATCTCCTTATTGCAAGAGACATAACCAATCAGCATAAGTTTGAGGAAGAACTGACGATAAAATATCAAAAATTAAAAGACTCATATAATCAATTCGGAATTATACGGAGGCAGATGGATTACGTATTTGAACTCCTCGATGTTGCAGAAAATGCTTCTAGTTTAAAAGGAATTGCTGATTTTATTGTGAGTGCCATTATTATGCTGACGAGAGTTGATGCCTGCGTCCTCAGAAAATACAACCCTAAAAAAGATACTATGGATCTCCTTGCATGTGCAGGAGTTACAGATGCTTGGGAAGGCACCTACAGTTTTCCGCTCAAAAATACACTTGCAGAAAAAGCCTTTGAATCTGGAATTCCTCTTAAAATAATAGATGTCAGCAAAGAGCCAAAATATCGAACTCCAAGTCTTGCCAGAAAACACAATCTCTGCTCGCTTCTTCTCATCCCTCTTAAATATCATTCACAACGCGTCGGAGCGCTTTGGCTTTATGCTACTCCAGACAAAAAACTGGAGATTTTTGAAAATGAATTCATCGAGAAGTACGCGCAACTTGTGGAAATGATTTTGGGAATTATTGACCAAAAAGGTCAAAATTAAACCCGAAAAGAATTTAAGAAAAAGTTCCCGCAAGATGTTCTAAAGTCTGCAGGAGAAGCCACTTTCCGGCATCTCCTCTTTCGCTTTGCCTGATGAGATCGTAGTTTTTTCGAGGACCGGAAATACCGATTCCAAATCTCTCTTGCCATATATTTCCGACACCGCGTTCTTCGAGTTGTGCAAAAAGTCGACTAACATCATCTTTTCCAGGAGCAAGTGATATTTCCGGATGAGGTTGCATAACAATACCCTTCCCATTGAATATTTCTGCAATAACCGGCATTCCACTCAATTGACTCGTCGCAAGCCACCGTATTATTCTTTGAGTGTCATCAAAAACTCCTCCATCTCGATGATCAACAACATGACTCGAGTGTGTCGAAGCAAGAGTAAGAATACGAGGGAGATCATGAAATATATGGTGAGAGTGAGATGCGTTATCAACACGAATTGGAACAGGTCCAAACTCTAAGCCTCCCTGAACAACTTCTATCGGAGGTTTCTGGTGAGTTTTTGTTCCCAAATTTATATTCATCATTTCTCCAACAGTTTTACATATAATTTGTTCACCAAGACAAATGCCGAATGCTCGGACATTTGAATTTCCTTCTGCCATATTTTCAAGAGGTCTCTGCAGTAATTTCCCCATAGCTTCAGCATTTCGATCATCTGCATCTTCCGACCCGCCTCCTGATACGAGAAGACCTCCATTTTGAAGCAGGTTTTCAATTGATAAACGGATACCTTGAACGTGACGGATTATTTTCTCCGGTTCAGTGGTCTGAGACATTTCCCTGAAATCTGTTTTTGCATCAAATACTATGCTGCCAAATTCAGTTCCAAATATTTCTCGCAATCTTTCTCTCAAAAAAATGTTTGTAATACAAGTCGTGAGATCTATGAGGAGAAGCGGCTGACGACTACTTCTCCGCTTCCCAACACCAATCCCTTTATGACTAAGCCGTAGAAATGCTTTCGTGAGGCGTTGAGATCGTTCTTGAAATTCACCTTCTCTTGAAAAAAGATCCTCATGAGTCGGCAGTTGCACCGGAGGGATAACCTTATGAGGTCTATCATAATCTCTTCTCTGAGGACGAGAAAATGTGATTTCTGCTGGTATTGTTGGATAAAATTGAACTCCTTGAAGTGGAGTCCTTGGTTCTGCATCAACATTAAGCAGTCTTTTTACTTTCCGTGTGGATCTGAGAATATCATTTACTGTTCTCCTCATTCTCTTCAAAATATCAATAGATTCGCCGTGATTCAGAACATTTCCAGCTTGTGGACCTTTCATAAAATTTAAAAGAATTCTTCCTTGTTCTGATTGATTCCCGAACTCTTGCAGAGATCGGTAGACGTTCACTATTTCAGGACTCATGAGTCTTTCGATCGAGCCTTTCCCGTTCCTTTCTTCATAGGATGCTGCCACTTGAAGGAGCTCATGTTCCATTCCTTCGCGTATTCGCTTATGAACACCTCGAAAAGCCTCATGCTCCATTCCTGGCTGTGCCGCTTCCAATATTTCTCTTCGTAAAGTACTCACAATAAAAAACTCTGGACGACTCATAACATTTTCAATACTGTCAAAATATACGCCTGAAAATATCATGTCCTTATGAGCATTGGTGAAAAATGGCTTCCCCTTTTTTCTTCCTCTCCTTTGAATCAACACTGATTTTCTCCCGTGTGTTTCAGCATCTAAAATAACCTCTACCTTGAAGGCTTTTCGTAAGGATTCATCACTTTCGATAACCTCTTTGAAAACATCGAGAAATACGTCAAGTCGATAATCTCTGCTATAGGATTCTTGAAATTCATCATTTCCATACAGTGCTCCAGTCCCTAATATTTTAAGTTCTGCTCTAATTGTTTTTTTGAGTTCATCTCTGCTTTGGTGTGTTCCGCTTTTTCTGCCAATACAGAATCCCACATTGTCTTTTGGCGATATATGACGACCAATTTTTGAAAAAACAGACGGAACAAAACCAATAAGGCTCATTACAGTAGATCTATTGAGATTTGGAAGAGATAGAGAGTACTCTTTAAATTTCTTTCGATACCCAGGATTTTGATACTCCTGATAATTCTGAACTCCAGCAATAAATTTTTCGGTGAACACTGTTCTGAGTACTTCACATACTTTTTGTACTCTTTCTTCTGTTGATGGAACGTGCGGAATAGGCTCTTCTAGGGTCTCCAAGATTCTTTCTTGTTCGCAAAGAGCCTCTCTGAGCTTTCTCGAGAAATTATCGAATGTGAGATCATCATGATCATGATATGAAGGTATCGATCTCAACTGTGTGAGGAACCCCGTACCCCATCCTGTTTTAGCACTTTGAATATCTCCTGCCTTTGCCTGATCATATGCATTTTGAAGTTTGCGTAATTTTCTATAGCCTCTTCGTGCTTGTATTGCACTTTTGTACTTTCGATACTCCTGATGCAAAGTGAGAATCTCAGAATTAATTGCCTGAGAAATTGCTTCTCCTGATATGGCTATATTTGTGAGCTCTTGAAAGCATTGGGAAATTGTTTGTGGATTTTCGCCTTTTGAGAGTCTATTCTTGAGAACGTGCAAAGCTTGTAATTTTTCACTGATTCCTTCTGTTAATTGCCGCTCTGATAATTGGCAGCGAGCTATTTGTCGTGAAATACGAAATGATTCTTGCTTAAAATATTGTATTTCCCGGTCTAATTCAGGAACAGCATCCTTATCAGTTCTTTTTTTCTTTGCAACAAGTGCTTCTTGTTGTCTTGAAACTTGATCTTTTTGACGACGCAATACTTCAATGTTCACATCCTCTTCCTCCCATCCTAAAAATTCCAACAGCCTTTTATAAACATCGAGAAGCTCAGGATGATGAATATCAGCAATATCAACTGTGACATCATCTTCAAACTCTGAAGATTCTATAAGTTTTCCTCTTGTAACATCAAGAATTTCTGGAAGCCACTCTTGTGGATTCGCAAGAAGTTCAAATACAATGTTCATATCATAGAGACGCTTATTTTGGTCCTCTACTATAACTCCATCTTTTCTTTCTGTTGGCCACCTTCTTTGAATAGCTCTTTGGAGACCTTTGCAAATGACTCTTACAAATTTTTCTATTTCTGGATTTCCTTTTTGACGTTCTTGAACAAAAGGCATGATAATATCTTCAATTGCATGATAGAGCACATCACCTACCCCAACTTCCGTCCAAAGTTGTGATCGTGTCAATGATGTTTTCCGTTCGCCAGATCCATTTGACTTTTGAGAAATAGGTTTTTCATAATCATGATATCTTCGAAGGACTTCAGACCATATACCAGTCCCCGCACCAAAATTTATACTCAAATACGGACGACTCGGAGGCGTTCTTTCTAAAAACTCTTCGGCAAGTATAATTTGTGCCATGATCACACCCTTTATACCATCAAACCCAAGTGCGCGCGCACCGTCGTCTAATCTGCTTACCGACCAGTCCCCGAGCTCAATGGTTCGTCCAAGACCTATCAGTTGCATCCATTCCGTAAAATTCTTATATGCTCTTGATGCGTAAAGAGTTTTCAAGAATTCTTGATACCGTCTCGGATCTCGGTTTACATCCCGTTGGTACGCTGCGCTCCTTAATCTTTGCTCGATTTTTTCATGTGTTTCAAAAACGAGCTTTCGAATTGCTTCGTCATTGCATTCCTGAGGTATCACACCACACTCTTCAAGAAGTTCACGACGATCCTGCATTCGAACAGTAAGTTCAGCTGGAAGAGCATGTGGCCATATTCCAGCACCAGAATGCTTGACAAAAGTCCCCTTCTCAGGTATTACATTGCAATCTTGATCACTAGGATGCTTATGCATTGTTTTATGAATCTTATGATGAGCCATTGAACTCTTTTCTAATAAATTAAGAAAATATTAAACCCATCTCCTGATTATCCTTGCAATAATGAGGAATTTATTGTACTTTGGTACTCTAAAAAGTCAATATTTCCTGAGATTATTGTACACTTTTTGTGCCATTCTAATTTTTTCGATTTTATTATGCTTTGCTCATGTTAACGGAAGCAAAAAGCCCATCAGTAGGAATTCCCTCTGGTCTAGACACGGCATTAGGCGAACTTCAGCGCAGCCTCAAGGGGAGAAAAAACTTATCTCTTCCGTTATTATTAAAGCCTGGTAGCGATAGGAATACTCTTGCACAAACGATAGCCACATTACGAAGCCGCCTGGGGATATGTACTAATGCTACGGTCTCAACAGAGATAGTTGAAAAGATACAAAGGGATATTGAAGTTATTTTGAATCATCTGAATGTTAAAGAATTTAGTGTAAATGAAATTTCAAATGGAATGAGGGAATTGATTGCATGTTTACTAAAATTGGTAACAATGCTTGAAGATTTTCAAGGAAATATTACTAACGCCATTTCTCCAAAAACTCTACGTCTCCAAGAGACATAGAAGTAGAAATAGTGGAGCATTAATGATAAAACTATTTCTTTTTTATTCAATCATCCCGAGCCTTGCCTCAATTTCTTTATCCACGAATTCACGTTTTCGCCCATACTTCATTCGAGAGTATTCGCGAATAATTTCTGCGACTTTCTGGTTTTTTCCCGTGACATCCCAAATAGTTTCGAGGGAAAACGGTCTCGAAGATGCATTGTCGATATTGAGTTTGAGGTACGCTTTATAATTTGAAACGCCGAGAATGTCTTGATCGGAAAGTGTTGGCGCATATTCTTTTGCAAAATATTCCGCATCTTCCGCGCCGACTTTGAACGTTATCATCGTTCCCACGTTACCGAATACTGCTTCTTTCACTTTTGATTGTTTTTCATAATTGTGCGTTTCTTGGAGCTGCGCTATGTACTGATGCG encodes:
- a CDS encoding bifunctional (p)ppGpp synthetase/guanosine-3',5'-bis(diphosphate) 3'-pyrophosphohydrolase: MLQFLKKQASSKEELLLMEKWLKFLVYPRDSKENMEILMEYFFTNFAKLPYVFYKFLVLIKENLDFSTRISSDKKHLARRYLEVIAPLCQRFGFNEMRDILSDVSFELLYPQKYASIGKALLKYERQSKKVIHRITERLQEILNSEKIKGTVLGRYKKIHSIAQKMEKKRKEEIFSLRDIFAFRIILENPNPAECFHMLNLLHDHFTPLPERFKDYITIPKINGYQSLHTGLTNVISGLSIPIEVQIRTRVMNDFAEKGLAAHWFYSQKKKTELLSQKEAYFVRYFSFLSQKESTNIYFFSYERDLFRMEHGVTVLDFAYFLHTDLGNKASFARVNGQKEELNYGIQEGDNVEIIKSQENQVSRNWLDFVFCRNTLRRISLALKDN
- a CDS encoding PAS domain S-box protein, yielding MTKSFSKTLYQKLIEHMNEAVWMGDKNECTIYANPKFCEIMEYSLKEIIGKESYDFWDKESAETVRKINANDRKNGVSSSYTGTLISKSGKRIPVLLNGTPLPDGGTIGIMTDLTKLEEKDSIYKTLIENMNEAVWMGDKNEHTQYANPKFCEIMGYTLNEILGKESYDFWDENSGKIVQNVNARDRKNGVGSSYQGVLISKTGKRIPVLLNGTPLPDGGTIGIMTDLTELEKKESIFKMLIEHMSEAVYLTDNKARIVYANPGFCTMMEYSLDEVFEKSEYTFWDKESVQKIHDVNSRERKKGQSSHYEGVLVTKHGQEIPVFVSGSPLPDGGTIGICTDLREIQKKEEEKKILSNALQFTTDAIVLFNHSGIVKLWNSGAEMMFGYKKIEIEGKSLQKIFPGKDLSDIFHGQKVLHNFELTGKHKNNTEIFVSATLTSLSHETCDKEGDKCSYLLIARDITNQHKFEEELTIKYQKLKDSYNQFGIIRRQMDYVFELLDVAENASSLKGIADFIVSAIIMLTRVDACVLRKYNPKKDTMDLLACAGVTDAWEGTYSFPLKNTLAEKAFESGIPLKIIDVSKEPKYRTPSLARKHNLCSLLLIPLKYHSQRVGALWLYATPDKKLEIFENEFIEKYAQLVEMILGIIDQKGQN